The genomic window TGCGGCGTTCGAGAGGATAATCACGTGGTTGAATGTTGGGGTAATTTGAATTCATCTTTGGTTCCAAAAGGTTATGGCTTTATGGCAATTGCTTCTTCTGATTATACAACTTGTGGTATAAGAGAAGATGATCTTCTTCTAGATTGTTGGTTGGTCAACGCTTCAAAGCCTGATTTTGACCCTCCTTTGGAGCTTTCAAGTCCTGGTCTTTGTAGGTCAAGTTCTTGTGAAGTTAATGAGTTTGATTTCAATGTTAGTGTTCTTAATGAACCAGATTTAACAAGTTTATGTGTTAGACAAGATTTGAGGATTTGTTCACCTTGTGGTTATAATTGTTCACAAGGATTCTTTTTGTCTAGTCCTTGTACTCAAAATTCTGATAGAGTTTGCACGGCTTGTTCTCTTTGTCAGAACAGTTCTTGTTTGAGTGTTTGTAAACTTCATTCTTCGAATGGATTTTTGCATTGGCATCATCTTCGTAGATGGGTTGTCATAATTGGATCTTCagttttgtgtttgttgttgattttgacTTGTGGGTGTATTTTTCGATGTTTGGTTTGTTCAAGGGGACAACGTAGGACAAAGAAACAATCCAAGTCATGTATTGGTAAACATGAACaagaggatgatgatgatgatgatgtgaaTGGTAATGGTAACGGTCTTCTTCATTCGTCTTCTTCGGCTGCGTCTTGTCCTGGATTGCCTCAGGTTTTCAGGCTTTCGGAGTTGAAAGACGCTACCAATGGTTTCAAGGAGTTTAATGAGCTTGGGAGAGGAAGTTATGGATTTGTTTACAAAGCTGCTTTGGCGGATGGGAGAGTGGTTGCCGTGAAAAGAGCGAACGCTGCTACGATAATACACACCAACAATCGTGACTTCGAAATGGAGTTGGAAATTTTGTGCAAAATTCGTCATGTTAATATTGTTAACTTGCTGGGTTATTGTGCCGAGATGGGTGAGAGGTTACTTGTTTATGAGTATATGTCTCATGGGACACTATCTGATCACATTCATGGTGGTCTTTCTCCTCTTAATTGGAGCTTAAGGCTTAAGATAGCTATGCAATCTGCAAAGGGTGTAGAGTACCTTCACAAAGAACTGTTGCCTCCAATTGTTCATAAGGATCTCAAGAGTTCTAATATTCTTTTGGATTCAGAATGGGGGGCCAGAGTTTCCGACTTTGGACTTCTTACTTCGAGTGATAAAGATCTTAACGGCGACATGGAAAGTGATGTTTACAGCTTCGGGATTGTGTTGTTGGAAATTCTAAGTGGAAGGAAAGCTTTTGATAGAGATTTTGATCCACCTAATGTTGTTGAATGGGCAGTGCCTTTGATCAAACAAGGTAAGGCAGCTGCCATAATTGATCGCTATGTCGCTCTTCCGAGAAATGTCGAGCCTTTGCTTAAACTCAGCGATATAGCAGAGCTTGCTGTGAGAGAGAATCCGAGTGAGCGTCCATCTATGTCGGATATAGCATCTTGGTTGGAGCAAATTGTGAAGGATGGATTGATCTTATAACACTGGTCAATTCTCTACTTATTTTGATCCTGTGAGTAAAGTTTTTCTTCAGTTGTAAATTGTTTTTTGAGTTTGTTGTAGATTGCTTATCCTTTgtattatttcttaatcttcACGAAGTGAAGGACATTATTGCATTGTTAcactatacaaaattgtttatttGTACATGTTGATCTAAAGTTTTTTCCTCTCATATAAGCCTGAAGACCATGATCTCAAGGATATACAAATACAGTTGTTTCCATGTATAACAGTGACAAAAGTAATAGTTTCCTTGGTCAAGCATTTCTTTGGTCAGGCATTGGTGATTCAATAAATCTACAACCTTGTTACAATTGGGAATTATAGTTTCCTTGCACTTTTAGCAGTACAACTTTTATCATTTACCTTGTCATATTTGTTGTGTTCAGTGTTATACAAAGGTCAAACTTATAAGGCTAATTCTATGGTGCACATGTAACACATGCACAAGCTTACCTTTTGGATCAATAAATTTCATCATATCTCACTTGATTTAATGATAGAACTTATTGATCCAATTATAGAAATAAAGTACTATAGAACCAACCAATAACTTTAACCACtcaaaaatatgatttttactCAAAAGCTGCTCTGTGTTACTTGTTACTCCCTCTGGTCTCAAATATAACAGCTTTGTctatgtatttagtctaaatttagatCAAATACTTATACTTTTTGGTTTATATTTTAGATCAGGGAGAGTATtaattaacataacattgtcAATTAGAAGCTTTACTCGATCTTATAAAACTCCTGCTATGGCATAGTCTACAAAATAGTCAACTCTTCTTTGGATCTGCAATGGTGAGTATTTTAGTACGAAGTTGCTCTTTATAGTAGTGTTGTGTTATTGACTGGTGACAATCTTAGACTTATGGTTGTCACCATAATAACTACCAAACCATCACTTGTTACTATTGCGTGTATTTGATCTTCTAAACAAAACAACTCTTTTTGTATTCTAGTATTTGATTTAGAAATTGACCATGAGACTGGACAAAATAAGTAGTACGGTATTGgacaaaaacaatattttttgttttcattgaaccacaagacaactttttgtctagAGTACAAACTATCAAAAATATTATCTCTATCTTTCTCCGATAAAATTATGTCTTGTTCTGGACTATTTTGTCTAGTACTTACTATTTTGCAAATCAAACATTGGTTATCTCCATGAACAAGAATCTTTGTTTCATCTCGAAGGAAAACTTCAAAGACTTTTCTTTCCATGAGAGGATCTTCCACAATATAATGATGAATATTGTATGCGTATAATTAGTGAGACTTTCAACATGTGAATGCATGTGATATTTTCTTCGGAATAATAATTAATCCATTTCATCTTTTTATACTTCAAAAGCATGTGTGGAAatctttgtaccaaaaaaaaaaaagcatgtgTGGAAATCTTATTAATAACAATTTCAAGCATTAAATCGCGAAAGTTATTTGGCTAACTCATTTAATCGCATTTAACTCCGTTAATCCTTCCATTCaatgaatattaattataagACCTTGTTTGACCACCGCACTTGCgctaatgcacaattttgatcactaatatcttctTTTGCTTCCAAGTTGGTGTGCTCTGTCTGTACAATCGTTCAACAATTCTCTCACTTTGcttggtgaaattttaaaaaaaataaaaaatgcatttttgtgAGATTTGGTATACTCTTTCACTCTGCACATCAAGAGACAAGAAATGTAATGCAATGGTGATTTAAAACCTTGTTTATTAGACAATGAAAGAATAACGTTTGGGAACATCTACATAAATCAGACATGGAGAGTGACTTGATGGACTGAAAGAGAGGGAGCCAAtcttaaatgaaattaaaatctgTGAGGTGAGGTGAAGATAATGAAACTTGTCTTTAACAAGTGTATCATCGATGGAGAGCCAAAGAGAGAAGAGTCGACACTGAGAGAGACAGATTCGAGATTAGGGAATTGCTGAATTGGAATACGAAGTTCTTCAAAACAGTCTTGAAAGGGGGGTTGAGGTGCTTGGTTTCCGGTGACCGGAACTTGACATTAACGTGTAATACTTCCATGCTTCCGCCAACAAAAGGGAGTAACAGAGTACTCACAGCGtgaatcaaataaataattaaatgctACGTGTCATCATTTTATAGGAGAACAGACCAACAGTAATTAGGGTACTGTGTATAAGTTTTCTCCTTATCCATATATACTTATATGATCACATAAACATTGTCATTTTTGAAATGATTCATTtttagggggtgtattggattaagatttcacaagacaattttagcaaaaaaaatcttgaagattttaaaaaactttgtgagattatattgattttatgagattttagaagacttttttgaatgactttttcaatcaagattcttaacacaagaattTGTTAGACTTTATGACACGgacttttgagattttgaagtactttatagacttttaagatttaaatgagtcaataaattcgatataaattccttctaaaataataatgaatcaatcaatgaaaattaatttttccttaaaaaaatcaacaatcattaatataataaaaaaatcaatgaataaacaaaaatatgcatgctaaaaaaaaatcaatgaataaacaaaaaaaatcaatgaataaacaaaaatatgcatgctcaaaaaatgcaaaaagaaaaaaatccttATCATAAACCTATTAAAGTATGAATCACTCATCCTTGTAACTCTCATGCAAAATCCGAAATCAACCATACATGTCATCAAGTACAACTTTCTCTACTacttattttcatgtaattGATATTTTCAAACAAGCATTCAAAGCATATTATAACATAACTTTCTGTCATACAATAACCATCATAATGTAATCTCGTTCTCTCGATAATATGTGATCATTGAAATAGACCTTAACTCAAGAAATTCTCATGTTGGCCATGATGCTTGAATTGTGTCcttacaaataaaaattgtgtaaaaGCAGTCAGTATATATTCAAAAGAATCCAATGTTATAATGTCAATATTATATTGTTAATGAGCATAAAATCTAGACTCCAGCACAAATTTTGGAAAAGCAGCATATCTTATAGGCTGAATAAGTTCTCAAAAACGAAAATAGATTGCATTAAAAACCAAATCTCTCAAATGCATAACATGGTAAAAAAGGCCCTCTtgtgatgtaggaggatttcttcagtattttattattttagttagatttagttttattatattttaggtagatttcttatttttatatttcacctagattagttatttttatattttaggtagatttgttatttttatttagctaggtttgttatttttatttttacaatcttttagaagatttgttatttttatttttcactactatttaaggtaaactattgtagccttgaaggcaactttttcattcaataaaattatagagaattttctcaaatttggtggactccaaattactctttcggtggactccgaaaccctattttgacaaatttgtgtttgcggcttgtctttatccattaggtttagcgttttgctaacctatcgcttccgtactgcgtcagttggcatcagagcaggtttcCCCTGTTCTTTCGTGAATTGAACAGTCATGGGAGATAAACCAGCGACCAGGGCAGACCTTGAGGGATTTACCGCGGATGTTACCGCAGCCCTAACTGCTTTGAGTGCACAAATAACGATATTATCAAATTGTTTGAACAACAACAACGCCTACTACAATACCACCAACAACGTTCGACGGCATCATAGAGATAAAGGACACGTTGCTTGTAAACTCGCAGCGGATAAGTTTGAAGCAAAGGAACATGAGGTAAAAGAATGTACTAAAATCGATTTGTTTGTTGAGAATGGTCATGAGACAAACGATATTTTTACGGTCAAAACAACAAACAGGAATACTGATTTGCCTGAAGACGAGAGGGAGAACCATGAAGTGCATAAAATCGGTGGCAACAAAGAGTTAAACTCAATaaaatttgttgttgatattgaAGCTGGTGTTACTAAAAAGAATGGATCCTACGAACATATTGTTGATACAGATACCGAAACCCTAGATGATAGTCAACCATCTCTTCCGCAGAAACTCAACGATCGTTCTGATCAAACAAAACtgaaagaagttaaattagtagCTGAACAAGATGTTTCGGTTGAAGTGGACGAATCCAAAGATGAGAAGAAGGAGATCGATGAACGAGATGATTCGGAGAAGAACTATGTTGATGAAGGCAATTGGTCTATTGTGTCAATGCACACTGCAAGATCAAGGATAACTCAAGGTTCATTCCCTATTTTTAGAAGCTTAGAACGTGTAACAAAACGGAGGGAGTTGTATCTCAAGTTAGAGGagaaaaatcaagcttttaaagaagaaaagagtCGGTATGAGACAAGACTAAAAGAAGAGCAAAAAGTAGCTATCGAGCAAACGAGAAAGAATTTGGTAATTAAAGAAAAACCGATACTAAGTTTCTACTATGATAAACGCATGAGTCAGTATCAAGCAGATGAGGCTCCttatcaagatgagaactcggggtcgagttcttttgaggtagaggagactgatgtaggaggatttcttcagtattttattattttagttagatttagttttattatattttaggtagatttcttatttttatatttcacctagattagttatttttatattttaggtagatttgttatttttatttagctaggtttgttatttttatttttacaatcttttagaagatttgttatttttatttttcactactatttaaggtaaactattgtagccttgaaggcaactttttcattcaataaaattatagagaattttctcaaatttggtggactccaaattactctttcggtggactccgaaaccctattttgacaagtttgtgtttgcggcttgtctttatccattaggtttagcgttttgctaacctatcgcttccgtactgcgtcatcTTGTTAATCTAATTATAGAGTTGTAGCTATATAGCATCACCGTAAATGGCATGACACGTACGTAATTGATAGCAAGTATTAATAGCATAAGAAAAACACATCAGTACAGTCATTATACCATAtgagaaacatataaaatggTTGAATAACTTGCTTTTCCTTCATTCCGAAGTGCACTTACAGCTTAGAATATATTGAGTATTGTTTTACTTACCTCAATTTAAGAGTCTTAAACTTTTGAAAGACTTGTACAAACAATAGAAACGGTCGAAGAATTGGTTCATATAAAAATTGCACTAAGAACATCATCCAACGCGTACATTGTAACTAAAGAGATCATGATGCATTTTACAAAGTATATCCATCAATTCCAACTATCATACTTGGGGTTACTAGGGTCGTATGTTCCACCCGATTTTTAAGATAATGGAAAAAGATTCCATTTCACAATGATTTATGGTCTTGTAGGATTTGTATACctgattaaattttaatttacaaaattgaaGGTTAACTTTTTCTCGAAGTAGAGGATCGAAGGTTCTTCAATAATCAAAAATGATAAAATCGACATCCCGTCATCGTTCCCAATAGGTATAAATCGATTATAAACCAAACGGGGCAAATATATTGGAACAAAAATTCCAATAAGCAGAAGATTTAAGGTTCTTGGGGCAGATTCCTCAATTAAGTTTTAAGTAAAAGATTGAATTATcaagaattaaaaaatcagtatcACTACAAGTATCAACCGAAAACCGATATGTtggaatgaaaacaaaaaattattgtagCAAACTAGGTCTTCAATAAGGTTCAATTGAATGTTCTTCAATAATCAAGAATAAGAAAAATGGGTAAGGTtcaacctttttcaagaagaaGATTGAATGGTCTTGACtaatcaaaaatgaaaaattcaatGAAAATTTATTGGAATGAAAGTTCCAAAATCACCATGGCAAAGGAAAAAGTTAATCTTTCAAAATATTGGTACCAAACAGGGTCTTGGGAAAGAATACATGCTCAATTATTAAtaatgagaaaaatgggtaTCTCGACATGAATCAATGCAAATATgtaaaaagaaaactcaaaaaattacctcaccaaacaaaaaagtttatcTTTCAAGGTCTTGGCACAAAGCATACTATAGTATTTATCACCCAAGATAAATTCTACAATGCATTGATTCTTtactagaagaagaagaaagaaaaatctaGCAATAAAACCAAACACATTTACGCATGGTGTAAGACAGAAGCTGTTGCTGCATAACATAGACATGGGGAGACTGCATGTGGTTTAATATAAAGGCTATCTCATGGGCTTTCATATTTTATTGAACCAAGGGTCTCGGTCCAACACCGGGTTAATTAATCATTCAAGGCTTTTAACTACAATTCAAGGCTTTCATATTTTTGTCTTTACTTACCTTCAAAATTGCATTTCAGACAACTACTAGTTTCACATTAAGGCATTATCCAACATTTTTGGCCACCAAGACAAAGTATACCATACCACTAGTGACAGTTTcacaattagggtcataaaaagaTAATAGACACAATCAACATTTTggataaaatttcatattaacaTTTATTTCCTTTGAAAtccaccatccaacttttccattatgaataatGAATTCATGATGCATTTGCCTCAATTtgaggcatccatcccttacaaaacttattaAACATTAGGGataagggtcattaagttcatattGCAAAATCACTGctaattgcagttgcaaaattgaatttggggactaagggtcatcaaagtaTAATAAATAgtcattcatgcattattatgaataaaaattcataatttttttaatagaaaagcagacaccgatagagacaatt from Trifolium pratense cultivar HEN17-A07 linkage group LG1, ARS_RC_1.1, whole genome shotgun sequence includes these protein-coding regions:
- the LOC123902363 gene encoding serine/threonine-protein kinase-like protein CCR1; amino-acid sequence: MQIPFNPFQSSLIFIFLFFFSHGTNAFGTMGPISASFGEYELFCSIDASGKQDVICWGKNITSPQPLSSSSYVSNIPAMSALSGGEGFLCGILANTSQAFCWAATSKQNADPVLVPPSYRNTAYSHIAAGKNHVCAVRGSYYSDRDSGTVDCWQITKRTKNGTLMAVLNDSFSDQSVTNLEINRIVSGEGFTCGGVRDGGLVCWGPNSENLKVSNVSDSFAVLVSGRTAVCGVSNVSADVRCWGDIEPPSTEIRFVSLSGGARHFCGVREDNHVVECWGNLNSSLVPKGYGFMAIASSDYTTCGIREDDLLLDCWLVNASKPDFDPPLELSSPGLCRSSSCEVNEFDFNVSVLNEPDLTSLCVRQDLRICSPCGYNCSQGFFLSSPCTQNSDRVCTACSLCQNSSCLSVCKLHSSNGFLHWHHLRRWVVIIGSSVLCLLLILTCGCIFRCLVCSRGQRRTKKQSKSCIGKHEQEDDDDDDVNGNGNGLLHSSSSAASCPGLPQVFRLSELKDATNGFKEFNELGRGSYGFVYKAALADGRVVAVKRANAATIIHTNNRDFEMELEILCKIRHVNIVNLLGYCAEMGERLLVYEYMSHGTLSDHIHGGLSPLNWSLRLKIAMQSAKGVEYLHKELLPPIVHKDLKSSNILLDSEWGARVSDFGLLTSSDKDLNGDMESDVYSFGIVLLEILSGRKAFDRDFDPPNVVEWAVPLIKQGKAAAIIDRYVALPRNVEPLLKLSDIAELAVRENPSERPSMSDIASWLEQIVKDGLIL